From Curtobacterium sp. SGAir0471, the proteins below share one genomic window:
- a CDS encoding NAD(P)H-hydrate epimerase has translation MDGYGGDQVRAAERPHLEAGEPLMQRAADGLARIVGELLDDPAVRPQDGPGSVLLLVGSGDNGGDALFAGARLAADGRHVAVLRVGSRVHEAGLAAALDAGARLLDGPADPRAAGSGAGAADILRAAATPDTDRLAAVAAEAAAEADLVLDGILGIGVGGGTPLRSPARQVVDAIRELARDQRAPFVVAVDVPSGIDVDTGAVADDHVLHADVTVTFGGVKAGLLTGPGATLAGRIELVDVGIGADLAATEPLVRT, from the coding sequence ATGGACGGCTACGGCGGCGATCAGGTCCGGGCGGCGGAGCGGCCGCACCTCGAGGCGGGGGAACCCCTCATGCAGCGCGCGGCGGACGGGCTGGCCCGCATCGTCGGCGAGCTGCTCGACGACCCCGCGGTCCGCCCCCAGGACGGTCCGGGGTCGGTCCTGCTGCTCGTGGGGAGCGGCGACAACGGCGGTGACGCCCTGTTCGCGGGGGCGCGCCTGGCTGCGGACGGGAGGCACGTGGCGGTGCTGCGCGTCGGCTCGCGCGTCCACGAGGCGGGCCTGGCAGCGGCGCTGGACGCCGGGGCGCGCCTCCTGGACGGCCCGGCGGACCCCCGAGCGGCCGGCAGCGGCGCAGGTGCGGCCGACATCCTGCGGGCGGCCGCGACCCCCGACACCGACCGCCTGGCGGCGGTCGCTGCCGAGGCCGCCGCCGAGGCGGACCTCGTGCTCGACGGCATCCTCGGCATCGGGGTGGGCGGCGGGACCCCGCTCCGCTCCCCCGCGCGGCAGGTCGTCGACGCGATCCGGGAGCTCGCGCGCGACCAGCGCGCCCCGTTCGTCGTCGCCGTCGACGTACCGAGCGGCATCGACGTCGACACCGGCGCCGTGGCCGACGACCACGTCCTGCACGCCGACGTCACGGTCACGTTCGGCGGGGTGAAGGCGGGGCTGCTGACCGGTCCGGGCGCGACGCTCGCGGGCCGCATCGAGCTCGTCGACGTCGGCATCGGTGCGGACCTCGCGGCGACGGAGCCGCTGGTCCGCACCTGA
- a CDS encoding DUF2142 domain-containing protein, whose product MNRTRLLLVALVAWIGVFLLTAAWVLATPIGNGPDESNHFAKAAATVRGQWTGVPTGAQGITTVHVPRAVTDPQGAVPCAARDAAKPATCMPPFSTAAGEVEVKTGVGDYFPGYYLLVGWPTLLLDGAHGYLAVRLVSALVTSALAAVVVLVGAALRYRHALPAWAAVAVTPMTIYVGALVNPSSVEIAGCAALAAVTWLVLHDGEGRRLRWWLTLLVVCGVVAGSMRTASPLMVVVVVLGVLLTDVPRAVQLLRRRSVLAALGAAVVLLVPAVLWSAFVAGPAGYIPSSPERYGFVEGTLRTLALTPKWGEQMVGVFGWFDTTLPAWVVTAWAMGIGLVFLAGLAVRRRALPGTVFLIAATVLVPAVLQGIGAAEYGIIWQGRYGLPLLVATLLVVGLAADRDVFRARALRPLVVVVPVLAAVGQVVAFAVVLRRYAVGVSAPFASVFGAEAWHPYGGTVLAFVLLLVGLALAGAALAVTTPASPGSVALGSVALRSVALRSSLPRRRPGRAD is encoded by the coding sequence GTGAACCGGACCCGTCTCCTGCTCGTTGCCCTGGTCGCCTGGATCGGTGTCTTCCTCCTCACGGCCGCGTGGGTGCTCGCGACGCCGATCGGGAACGGCCCGGACGAGTCCAACCACTTCGCCAAGGCCGCGGCGACCGTGCGCGGTCAGTGGACCGGCGTCCCCACCGGCGCGCAGGGCATCACGACCGTCCACGTGCCGAGGGCCGTGACGGACCCGCAGGGCGCGGTCCCGTGCGCCGCGCGGGACGCCGCGAAGCCGGCCACCTGCATGCCGCCGTTCTCGACCGCGGCCGGCGAGGTCGAGGTGAAGACCGGCGTCGGCGACTACTTCCCGGGCTACTACCTGCTCGTGGGGTGGCCGACCCTGCTGCTCGACGGGGCGCACGGTTACCTCGCGGTCCGGCTCGTGTCGGCCCTCGTGACCTCGGCGCTCGCGGCCGTCGTGGTGCTGGTCGGCGCGGCCCTCCGGTACCGTCACGCCCTGCCCGCGTGGGCGGCGGTCGCGGTGACGCCGATGACGATCTACGTCGGTGCGCTCGTCAATCCGAGCTCGGTCGAGATCGCCGGGTGTGCCGCCCTCGCCGCGGTGACCTGGCTCGTCCTGCACGACGGCGAGGGCCGGCGGCTCCGGTGGTGGCTCACGCTCCTGGTGGTCTGCGGGGTCGTCGCGGGGTCGATGCGCACCGCGTCGCCGCTCATGGTCGTGGTCGTGGTCCTCGGGGTCCTGCTCACCGACGTGCCGCGTGCGGTGCAGCTCCTCCGCCGCCGGTCGGTGCTCGCGGCCCTCGGCGCCGCGGTCGTCCTCCTCGTGCCGGCGGTGCTCTGGTCGGCGTTCGTCGCGGGTCCGGCCGGGTACATCCCGTCGTCCCCGGAGCGCTACGGCTTCGTCGAGGGCACGCTGCGGACGCTGGCCCTCACCCCGAAGTGGGGCGAGCAGATGGTCGGCGTGTTCGGCTGGTTCGACACGACGCTGCCCGCCTGGGTCGTCACGGCATGGGCGATGGGCATCGGGCTCGTGTTCCTCGCCGGCCTCGCGGTGCGACGGCGTGCGCTGCCCGGCACCGTGTTCCTGATCGCCGCCACCGTGCTGGTGCCCGCGGTGCTGCAGGGGATCGGCGCCGCCGAGTACGGGATCATCTGGCAGGGGCGCTACGGCCTGCCCCTGCTCGTCGCGACGCTCCTGGTGGTCGGGCTCGCCGCGGACCGCGACGTGTTCCGCGCGCGGGCCCTGCGGCCGCTCGTGGTCGTCGTCCCGGTGCTCGCCGCCGTGGGCCAGGTCGTCGCCTTCGCGGTGGTGCTCCGCCGGTACGCGGTCGGGGTCTCGGCACCGTTCGCCTCGGTCTTCGGCGCGGAGGCCTGGCACCCGTACGGCGGCACGGTCCTGGCGTTCGTGCTGCTGCTCGTCGGGCTGGCGCTGGCCGGTGCGGCCCTCGCCGTCACCACACCGGCGTCCCCCGGGTCGGTGGCGCTCGGGTCGGTTGCGCTGCGGTCGGTTGCGCTGCGGTCGTCGCTCCCGCGGCGCAGGCCGGGTCGCGCCGACTGA
- a CDS encoding LytR C-terminal domain-containing protein has protein sequence MTERFPRDRFDDVSDGPRVGAHRGARRRGRGWIAFAWGALATGVLVLVGVLVLALLNGSYSFPGSTSTPSPSTSSSASAAPSETPSETPSAPASEEPSAAEPSAQGTTSVVVLNGTTTTGLAARGSRALTAAGWKVTSTGDAGTTGTTTSVVYYQQPEQQAVAQGVAKALGIATVEQSSAFPNADVSVVLGADYGG, from the coding sequence ATGACCGAGAGATTCCCGCGAGACCGGTTCGACGACGTCTCCGACGGCCCCCGGGTGGGAGCGCACCGCGGTGCCCGTCGTCGTGGGCGCGGGTGGATCGCGTTCGCGTGGGGCGCCCTGGCCACCGGCGTGCTCGTGCTCGTCGGTGTGCTCGTGCTCGCGCTGCTGAACGGCAGCTACTCGTTCCCGGGGTCGACCTCGACGCCGAGCCCCTCGACGAGCTCCTCGGCGTCCGCCGCGCCCTCGGAGACGCCGTCCGAGACCCCGTCGGCACCCGCGTCCGAGGAGCCGAGCGCGGCGGAGCCGTCGGCGCAGGGCACGACGAGCGTGGTCGTGCTCAACGGCACGACGACGACCGGACTGGCCGCCCGTGGCAGCCGCGCGCTGACCGCCGCCGGGTGGAAGGTCACGTCGACGGGGGACGCCGGCACGACGGGGACGACGACCTCGGTCGTGTACTACCAGCAGCCCGAGCAGCAGGCCGTGGCGCAGGGGGTGGCGAAGGCCCTCGGCATCGCGACGGTGGAGCAGTCGTCGGCCTTCCCGAACGCGGACGTCAGCGTCGTGCTGGGCGCCGACTACGGCGGCTGA
- a CDS encoding cold-shock protein translates to MANGTVKWFNAEKGFGFITVDGGGQDVFVHYSAIDMSGYKVLEEGQAVTFDVGTGAKGPQAEAVRPA, encoded by the coding sequence ATGGCCAACGGAACCGTGAAGTGGTTCAACGCCGAGAAGGGCTTCGGCTTCATCACCGTGGATGGAGGGGGCCAGGACGTGTTCGTGCACTACTCGGCAATCGACATGTCGGGGTACAAGGTCCTCGAGGAGGGCCAGGCGGTCACCTTCGACGTCGGCACCGGGGCCAAGGGCCCGCAGGCAGAGGCGGTCCGACCCGCCTGA
- a CDS encoding GNAT family N-acetyltransferase has product MSEHSVRHARWTRLTTDELYGIVRLRNRVFALEQRVTAEDLDGRDREPDTEHWWFGADGDPVGYLRLVRPAPDEAHPAGSAAPAWVIGRVATHPDHRGQGIAGRLVAAVLDAHGHEPFVLHAQEYVAGLYERHGFVRFGAPYDEAGIRHVGMHRP; this is encoded by the coding sequence ATGTCCGAGCATTCCGTCCGCCATGCCCGCTGGACCCGCCTGACGACGGACGAACTGTACGGCATCGTGCGGCTGCGGAACCGCGTCTTCGCGCTCGAGCAGCGGGTCACCGCCGAGGACCTCGACGGCCGTGACCGCGAGCCCGACACCGAGCACTGGTGGTTCGGAGCGGACGGCGATCCGGTCGGGTACCTGCGCCTGGTCCGCCCCGCTCCGGACGAGGCCCACCCCGCCGGGTCCGCCGCGCCGGCCTGGGTCATCGGACGGGTCGCCACCCACCCGGACCACCGCGGGCAGGGGATCGCCGGCCGCCTGGTCGCCGCCGTGCTCGACGCGCACGGGCACGAGCCGTTCGTCCTGCACGCCCAGGAGTACGTCGCGGGGCTCTACGAACGCCACGGCTTCGTCCGGTTCGGCGCACCCTACGACGAGGCCGGTATCCGTCACGTCGGCATGCACCGCCCGTGA
- a CDS encoding DUF3263 domain-containing protein yields the protein MTALPTDELSELDKRVLAFEHDRARHDRTKEAEIRVAFDMSPARYYQVLDRVIDLPAARAFDPQLVGRLQRLRHARTRARAARTFVAPAPDPREEER from the coding sequence GTGACCGCCCTCCCCACCGACGAGCTCAGCGAGCTCGACAAGCGCGTGCTCGCGTTCGAGCACGACCGGGCGCGACACGACCGCACCAAGGAAGCGGAGATCCGGGTCGCGTTCGACATGTCGCCGGCGCGCTACTACCAGGTGCTCGACCGCGTGATCGACCTGCCCGCCGCACGCGCGTTCGACCCGCAGCTGGTCGGACGACTGCAGCGGCTGCGGCACGCCCGCACCCGAGCGCGAGCGGCGCGCACGTTCGTCGCCCCCGCGCCCGATCCCCGTGAAGAGGAACGATGA
- a CDS encoding aldo/keto reductase produces the protein MDYRLLGNSGTSVSTLTLGTMTFGSEADEPTSHQILDTFVAAGGTLVDTADVYSGNESERIIGRWLATHPTEAQQVVIATKGRFPQGDGPNDLGLSRRHLRVALDASLERLGVDHIDLYQMHAWDALTPIEETLRFLDDAVSAGKIGTYGFSNYLGYQVTKAVYEAKAHGWAPPVTLQPQYNLLVRDIEHEVVPACLDAGIGLLPWSPLAGGWLSGKYQRDEAPTGATRLGEDPQRGMEAWEARNADERTWTVLDAVSDVADAHGASRSQVALAWLLARPAVTSVILGARTVSQLEDNLGAADLVLTDDELQTLTDASAPRIDDYPYGTAGVAQRERRITGGR, from the coding sequence ATGGACTACAGACTCCTCGGCAACAGCGGGACATCGGTGTCGACGCTGACCCTCGGCACCATGACGTTCGGCAGCGAGGCCGACGAACCCACCTCCCACCAGATCCTCGACACGTTCGTCGCAGCGGGCGGCACGCTCGTCGACACCGCGGACGTGTACTCCGGCAACGAGTCCGAGCGCATCATCGGCCGGTGGCTCGCCACCCACCCGACCGAGGCGCAGCAGGTCGTCATCGCGACGAAGGGCCGGTTCCCCCAGGGCGACGGTCCGAACGACCTCGGCCTGTCCCGCCGTCACCTGCGCGTGGCGCTCGACGCCTCGCTCGAACGGCTCGGCGTCGACCACATCGACCTGTACCAGATGCACGCGTGGGACGCGCTGACCCCGATCGAGGAGACCCTGCGCTTCCTCGACGACGCCGTCTCCGCCGGCAAGATCGGCACCTACGGCTTCTCGAACTACCTCGGATACCAGGTCACCAAGGCCGTGTACGAGGCGAAGGCCCACGGCTGGGCGCCGCCGGTGACGCTGCAGCCGCAGTACAACCTGCTCGTCCGCGACATCGAGCACGAGGTCGTCCCGGCCTGCCTCGACGCCGGCATCGGCCTGCTGCCGTGGTCGCCCCTGGCCGGCGGCTGGCTGTCCGGGAAGTACCAGCGCGACGAGGCGCCGACGGGAGCGACCCGTCTCGGCGAGGACCCGCAGCGCGGCATGGAGGCATGGGAGGCCCGGAACGCCGACGAGCGCACGTGGACGGTGCTCGACGCGGTGTCCGACGTCGCCGATGCGCACGGTGCCTCGCGGTCGCAGGTCGCCCTCGCCTGGCTGCTCGCCCGCCCCGCGGTGACGAGCGTCATCCTCGGCGCACGGACGGTGTCGCAGCTCGAGGACAACCTCGGCGCGGCCGACCTCGTGCTCACCGACGACGAGCTGCAGACCCTGACCGACGCGAGCGCACCGCGGATCGACGACTACCCGTACGGCACCGCCGGTGTCGCACAGCGCGAGCGCCGGATCACGGGCGGACGCTGA
- the msrB gene encoding peptide-methionine (R)-S-oxide reductase MsrB encodes MAYNVDKSDAQWREELSPDQYAVLRQAGTERPWTGELLDEERAGIYTCAACGAELFKSGTKFDSGCGWPSFYESVRPEAVQLIEDKSLGMVRTEVRCANCGSHLGHVFPDGFGTPTGDRYCMNSLSLNFSAEPTE; translated from the coding sequence ATGGCGTACAACGTCGACAAGTCGGACGCCCAGTGGCGCGAGGAGCTCTCCCCGGACCAGTACGCCGTGCTCCGGCAGGCCGGGACCGAGCGTCCGTGGACCGGTGAGCTGCTCGACGAGGAGCGCGCTGGCATCTACACGTGTGCGGCGTGCGGCGCGGAGCTGTTCAAGAGCGGCACGAAGTTCGACTCGGGCTGCGGCTGGCCGTCGTTCTACGAGTCGGTGCGCCCCGAGGCGGTCCAGCTCATCGAGGACAAGTCGCTCGGCATGGTCCGCACCGAGGTCCGCTGCGCGAACTGCGGCTCGCACCTCGGGCACGTGTTCCCCGACGGCTTCGGCACCCCGACGGGTGACCGCTACTGCATGAACTCGCTGTCGCTGAACTTCTCGGCCGAGCCGACCGAGTGA
- the groL gene encoding chaperonin GroEL (60 kDa chaperone family; promotes refolding of misfolded polypeptides especially under stressful conditions; forms two stacked rings of heptamers to form a barrel-shaped 14mer; ends can be capped by GroES; misfolded proteins enter the barrel where they are refolded when GroES binds), translating to MAKIIAFDEEARRGLERGLNTLADAVKVTLGPRGRNVVLEKKWGAPTITNDGVSIAKEIELDDPYEKIGAELVKEVAKKTDDVAGDGTTTATVLAQALVREGLRNVAAGADPVSLKRGIEKAVAAVSDQLLANAKDIETKDQIAATASISAADSTIGELIAEAIDKVGKEGVVTVEESNTFGTELELTEGMRFDKGYLSQYFVTDPERQEAVFEDPYILIVNSKISNIKDLLPVVDKVIQAGKQLLIIAEDVDGEALATLVVNKIRGIFKSVAVKAPGFGDRRKAMLQDIAILTGGQVISEEVGLKLENATLDLLGKARKVIITKDETTIIEGAGDDEQIAGRVRQIRSEIEATDSDYDREKLQERLAKLAGGVAVIKAGAATEVELKERKHRIEDAVRNAKAAVEEGIVAGGGVALIQASVALDSLSLEGDEATGANIVRVAIDAPLKQIALNAGLEPGVVAAKVRELESGHGLNAATGEYVDLVAAGIIDPAKVTRSALQNAASIAGLFLTTEAVVADKPEKAAAMPAGDPTGGMDF from the coding sequence ATGGCTAAGATCATTGCTTTCGACGAGGAGGCCCGCCGTGGCCTCGAGCGCGGCCTGAACACCCTGGCCGACGCCGTGAAGGTGACGCTCGGCCCGCGCGGCCGCAACGTCGTCCTCGAGAAGAAGTGGGGCGCCCCCACGATCACGAACGACGGTGTCTCCATCGCCAAGGAGATCGAGCTCGACGACCCGTACGAGAAGATCGGTGCGGAGCTCGTCAAGGAGGTCGCCAAGAAGACCGACGACGTCGCCGGTGACGGTACGACCACCGCGACCGTGCTCGCCCAGGCGCTCGTCCGCGAGGGCCTCCGCAACGTCGCCGCCGGTGCCGACCCGGTGTCGCTCAAGCGCGGCATCGAGAAGGCCGTCGCCGCCGTCTCCGACCAGCTCCTCGCCAACGCGAAGGACATCGAGACCAAGGACCAGATCGCCGCGACCGCGTCGATCTCGGCCGCCGACTCCACCATCGGCGAGCTCATCGCCGAGGCGATCGACAAGGTCGGCAAGGAGGGCGTCGTCACCGTCGAGGAGTCGAACACCTTCGGCACCGAGCTCGAGCTGACCGAGGGCATGCGCTTCGACAAGGGCTACCTGTCGCAGTACTTCGTCACGGACCCGGAGCGCCAGGAGGCCGTCTTCGAGGACCCGTACATCCTCATCGTCAACTCGAAGATCTCCAACATCAAGGACCTGCTCCCGGTCGTCGACAAGGTGATCCAGGCGGGCAAGCAGCTGCTCATCATCGCCGAGGACGTCGACGGCGAAGCCCTCGCGACCCTCGTCGTGAACAAGATCCGCGGCATCTTCAAGTCCGTCGCCGTCAAGGCCCCGGGCTTCGGTGACCGTCGCAAGGCCATGCTGCAGGACATCGCGATCCTCACCGGCGGCCAGGTCATCTCGGAGGAGGTCGGCCTCAAGCTCGAGAACGCGACCCTCGACCTGCTGGGCAAGGCCCGCAAGGTGATCATCACCAAGGACGAGACCACGATCATCGAGGGCGCCGGCGACGACGAGCAGATCGCGGGCCGCGTCCGTCAGATCCGCTCCGAGATCGAGGCGACCGACTCCGACTACGACCGCGAGAAGCTCCAGGAGCGCCTCGCCAAGCTCGCCGGTGGCGTCGCCGTCATCAAGGCTGGTGCCGCGACCGAGGTCGAGCTCAAGGAGCGCAAGCACCGCATCGAGGACGCCGTCCGCAACGCGAAGGCCGCCGTCGAGGAGGGCATCGTCGCCGGTGGTGGCGTCGCGCTCATCCAGGCGTCCGTCGCGCTCGACTCGCTCTCCCTCGAGGGTGACGAGGCGACCGGTGCGAACATCGTCCGCGTCGCGATCGACGCGCCGCTCAAGCAGATCGCGCTGAACGCCGGTCTCGAGCCGGGCGTCGTCGCCGCCAAGGTCCGCGAGCTCGAGTCGGGTCACGGCCTCAACGCCGCGACCGGCGAGTACGTCGACCTGGTCGCCGCGGGCATCATCGACCCGGCCAAGGTCACGCGCTCGGCGCTGCAGAACGCCGCGTCGATCGCCGGTCTGTTCCTCACGACCGAGGCCGTCGTCGCCGACAAGCCCGAGAAGGCCGCGGCCATGCCGGCCGGCGACCCCACGGGTGGCATGGACTTCTAG
- a CDS encoding 2-deoxy-5-keto-D-gluconate 6-phosphate aldolase domain-containing protein, giving the protein MADLDEQHPLFLLAMDQRSSLLEHTYGDESGEPADEADAERVRAGKQLVYRGVLTALAAGASRARTGVLVDERYGADVARLVREAGLQLAMPIEQSGRDWFELEYGDDWLAHVDSFDPDFVKVLVRDNPAFDASDRQAQAERLAEVSRVLHDADRAFLVELLVPATDEQQEQADDYDRDVRPGLVVETIGYLQEHGVEPDVWKLEGLDRTEDAERVVAAVRAGGRDHVQCIVLGRDAPQDQLDHWLRTAAPVDGFVGFAIGRSNWEDALDDVVQRGLDHEAAEQVIAANYRHFVDTWLEARPDVVDGVDAGAA; this is encoded by the coding sequence ATGGCCGACCTCGATGAACAGCACCCACTCTTCCTCCTCGCGATGGACCAGCGGTCCTCGCTCCTGGAGCACACCTACGGCGACGAGTCCGGCGAGCCCGCTGACGAGGCCGACGCCGAGCGCGTCCGCGCCGGCAAGCAGCTCGTCTACCGTGGCGTCCTCACGGCGCTCGCCGCAGGGGCCTCCCGTGCGCGGACCGGCGTCCTCGTCGACGAGCGGTACGGCGCCGACGTCGCCCGGCTCGTCCGCGAGGCCGGGCTGCAGCTCGCGATGCCGATCGAGCAGTCGGGCCGTGACTGGTTCGAGCTCGAGTACGGCGACGACTGGCTCGCGCACGTCGACTCCTTCGACCCGGACTTCGTGAAGGTGCTGGTCCGCGACAACCCCGCGTTCGACGCCAGCGACCGGCAGGCCCAGGCCGAGCGGCTCGCCGAGGTCTCGCGGGTCCTGCACGACGCCGACCGCGCGTTCCTGGTCGAGCTCCTCGTGCCGGCCACCGACGAGCAGCAGGAGCAGGCCGACGACTACGACCGCGACGTCCGGCCCGGGCTGGTGGTCGAGACGATCGGGTACCTGCAGGAGCACGGCGTCGAGCCGGACGTGTGGAAGCTCGAGGGCCTCGACCGCACCGAGGACGCCGAGCGCGTCGTCGCCGCCGTCCGGGCCGGCGGTCGCGACCACGTGCAGTGCATCGTGCTCGGCCGCGACGCCCCGCAGGACCAGCTCGACCACTGGCTGCGCACCGCGGCGCCCGTCGACGGCTTCGTCGGCTTCGCCATCGGTCGGAGCAACTGGGAGGACGCGCTCGACGACGTCGTGCAGCGGGGCCTGGACCACGAGGCCGCCGAGCAGGTGATCGCCGCGAACTACCGGCACTTCGTCGACACCTGGCTCGAGGCGCGTCCCGACGTGGTCGACGGGGTGGACGCCGGCGCGGCCTGA
- a CDS encoding DUF2332 family protein gives MSGTRERYAAYAERIATVSPSYAAWARSVDDDLVALLDAVPQQQRQPELFFAVARLLGADPSDPGALRALGREARPALTTALASATVQANDPRRLGPVVPVLQALAAAAAAAGDPRPLGLVDAGAAAGLCSIPDRVTLDHRTRDGLVRVHTAVAEPSVHLTVEASGTVPEPTTTPIRIGARVALDPNPIDLAEPGAFDRLVEAVPPEATDRTALMREAARATLAVPPVRICGVLPGDLDPALDALPDGVRPVVLTTGTLVYVPGPDRQRVVDRLAEHGVHWVALERTGILRGVAATLPDDVDATDPDAFATVSLDGVALAVCDPFGVRVRWFRRPGA, from the coding sequence GTGAGCGGCACACGGGAGCGCTACGCCGCCTACGCGGAGCGGATCGCCACGGTCTCGCCCTCGTACGCCGCGTGGGCGCGCTCGGTCGACGACGACCTGGTCGCGCTCCTCGACGCGGTACCGCAGCAGCAGCGGCAGCCCGAGCTGTTCTTCGCGGTCGCGCGGCTGCTCGGCGCGGACCCGTCGGACCCCGGGGCACTGCGTGCGCTCGGCCGGGAGGCCCGCCCCGCCCTGACGACGGCCCTCGCCTCCGCCACGGTGCAGGCGAACGACCCGCGGCGGCTCGGTCCCGTCGTCCCGGTCCTGCAGGCGCTCGCCGCCGCCGCGGCGGCGGCCGGTGACCCACGGCCGCTCGGGCTCGTCGACGCCGGTGCCGCCGCGGGGCTCTGCTCGATCCCCGACCGGGTGACGCTCGACCACCGCACCCGGGACGGCCTCGTCCGGGTGCACACCGCCGTCGCTGAGCCGTCCGTGCACCTGACGGTCGAGGCCAGCGGGACGGTCCCCGAGCCGACGACCACCCCGATCCGGATCGGTGCACGGGTCGCCCTCGACCCGAACCCGATCGACCTCGCCGAGCCGGGGGCGTTCGATCGCCTGGTGGAGGCCGTGCCGCCCGAGGCGACGGACCGCACCGCCCTGATGCGCGAGGCGGCGCGTGCGACGCTCGCCGTGCCTCCCGTCCGGATCTGCGGCGTGCTGCCCGGCGACCTCGACCCTGCCCTGGACGCGCTGCCGGACGGCGTCCGACCCGTGGTGCTCACCACCGGGACGCTCGTCTACGTGCCGGGGCCGGACCGCCAGCGCGTTGTCGACCGGCTGGCGGAGCACGGCGTGCACTGGGTCGCCCTCGAGCGCACCGGGATCCTGCGCGGTGTGGCCGCGACGCTGCCGGACGACGTCGACGCGACGGACCCGGACGCGTTCGCGACGGTCTCGCTCGACGGGGTCGCGCTGGCGGTCTGCGACCCGTTCGGCGTGCGCGTCCGGTGGTTCCGTCGACCGGGAGCCTGA
- a CDS encoding alpha/beta fold hydrolase, with the protein MSLVPEAPRPRAVMSPDGLKLATYDFGDPDAPVVVAVHGFASGAVLNWHASGWTRDLVRAGYRVVALDQRGHGASSKPHDPSAYSMDLLVADVTTVIDTYLLADVAFLGYSLGARVGWHTAERIPDRISRAVLGGIPDADPMRRVAVDQAKAYIADGTPVEDRVTNGYLQMAANVEGNDLRALVAMVEGMRNSVEPTPENAPTQPILMAAGSEDGIRDSAVRLAEAAPDASFFEIPRRNHFNAPTSRDFREAAIAFLSQGR; encoded by the coding sequence ATGTCACTCGTCCCCGAAGCGCCCCGTCCCCGTGCCGTGATGTCCCCGGACGGCCTGAAGCTCGCGACGTACGACTTCGGTGACCCGGACGCCCCCGTGGTCGTCGCCGTGCACGGGTTCGCATCGGGCGCGGTCCTCAACTGGCACGCCTCCGGGTGGACCCGCGACCTCGTGCGCGCCGGGTACCGGGTCGTCGCGCTCGACCAGCGGGGGCACGGCGCGTCCTCGAAGCCGCACGACCCGTCCGCGTACTCGATGGACCTGCTCGTCGCCGACGTCACCACGGTCATCGACACCTACCTGCTCGCCGACGTCGCCTTCCTCGGCTACTCGCTCGGCGCGCGGGTCGGCTGGCACACAGCCGAGCGGATCCCGGACCGGATCTCGCGGGCGGTGCTCGGCGGGATCCCGGACGCGGACCCGATGCGCCGGGTCGCGGTCGACCAGGCGAAGGCGTACATCGCCGACGGCACCCCCGTCGAGGACCGGGTGACGAACGGCTACCTGCAGATGGCGGCGAACGTCGAGGGGAACGACCTGCGGGCGCTCGTCGCGATGGTCGAGGGCATGCGGAACAGCGTCGAGCCGACGCCCGAGAACGCGCCGACGCAGCCGATCCTGATGGCGGCGGGCAGCGAGGACGGGATCCGGGACAGCGCCGTGCGGTTGGCCGAGGCGGCGCCGGACGCGTCGTTCTTCGAGATCCCGCGGAGGAACCACTTCAACGCCCCGACGTCGCGTGACTTCCGGGAGGCGGCGATCGCGTTCCTGTCCCAAGGACGCTGA